One stretch of Toxoplasma gondii ME49 chromosome XI, whole genome shotgun sequence DNA includes these proteins:
- a CDS encoding Toxoplasma gondii family D protein (encoded by transcript TGME49_316670~Signal peptide predicted by SignalP 2.0 HMM (probability 0.985) with cleavage site probability 0.413 at residue 28~Predicted trans-membrane domain (TMHMM2.0):11-31), whose protein sequence is MASARRSPRRVAFLAFLAAGVCVSGSRSIFFADAKKGEVVHVEQEVCEQVEKKVQSTCFKDVTTKEAYSCPVVQEKEVCRNVAVGVPSTCFKKVKEKQAYSCPKTKTEKQCRDVVETCYKTEKQQREFPCEGKETCSMVPVDVPDTCTRSVDQQQAYTCEKTKMEQVCAEVAVTVDKTCHKEELQTVPYACTKTEYKQQCKKVAVQSAAAQSTCFKTVMKTQDYACSKTQMEKSCAQVPIEVKGKCHRMVPKEKSYKCKKTEVKQKCKKVNVKVPAVCTRNVKEKQAYECTETEYKTECVVEVPCKDQKCKMRRLNKKDGEAQATNCQTVPVQVSKTCYREVDAVQEYECEKKEQQEECTDQEVEVNDTCFETVEVKEAYECIKVEYKEECKDVAVQVPATCTKEVPFQEAYPCPPVMEMKEQCEQVAVEVAATCEKQVAVQVPYSCPTTEMKMQCKDQAVPFQDTCYKTVKVEEQYPCTKTTKQRQCHRETKTCTEKVPVEVAYDCTKQHCEKVEVQVDETCYKQVEVEQPYACTETKYESKCGVETYTEPKTCYNDVLTKQAYPCYETKIETVCKPCAAKIKVTPEKVREPKNSKPKKDDAVPLVVEHPVVVHEAPLPPPAIVADKAPATPVVASKKGSFMY, encoded by the coding sequence TCGCGTTTTTGGCTTTTCTAGCCGCTGGGGTGTGCGTGAGCGGCAGCCGTTCGATTTTCTTCGCGGACgcaaagaaaggcgaggtTGTGCATGTCGAGCAGGAAGTGTGTGAACAGGTTGAAAAGAAGGTCCAAAGTACGTGTTTCAAAGATGTGACAACAAAAGAGGCCTACTCGTGCCCTGTGGTCCAGGAGAAGGAAGTATGCCGGAACGTGGCCGTGGGCGTGCCCAGCACGTGCTTCAAGAAGGTGAAGGAAAAGCAGGCGTACAGCTGCCCCAAAACCAAGACTGAAAAACAGTGTCGCGATGTGGTGGAGACTTGCTACAAAACTGAGAAACAGCAGCGTGAGTTTCCGTGCGAGGGCAAAGAAACGTGCTCGATGGTGCCCGTCGACGTGCCTGACACGTGCACGCGGTCGGTGGACCAGCAACAAGCGTACACATGCGAAAAAACCAAGATGGAACAGGTCTGTGCAGAGGTGGCCGTGACCGTGGACAAAACTTGCCACAAAGAAGAGCTGCAAACGGTTCCGTACGCGTGCACAAAGACGGAGTACAAGCAGCAGTGCAAGAAAGTGGCTGTGCAGTCCGCGGCGGCACAGAGCACCTGCTTCAAGACCGTCATGAAAACCCAGGACTACGCGTGCTCCAAGAcgcagatggagaagagTTGCGCTCAGGTGCCGATTGAGGTGAAGGGAAAGTGCCACCGCATGGTGCCGAAGGAGAAGTCCTACAAGTGCAAGAAGACGGAGGTCAAGCAGAAGTGCAAGAAAGTGAACGTCAAGGTTCCGGCCGTCTGCACGCGGAAcgtgaaagagaagcaggcgtACGAGTGCACGGAAACCGAGTACAAGACCGAATGCGTCGTCGAGGTGCCCTGCAAGGACCAGAAATGCAAGATGCGTCGGCTGAACAAAAAAGACGGGGAAGCCCAGGCGACGAACTGCCAAACAGTGCCTGTCCAGGTCAGCAAAACGTGCTACCGAGAAGTGGACGCCGTCCAGGAGTACGAGTGCGAAAAGAAGGAGCAACAGGAAGAGTGCACCGACCAAGAGGTGGAAGTGAACGACACGTGCTTCGAAACAGTCGAGGTAAAGGAGGCCTACGAGTGCATCAAGGTCGAATACAAAGAGGAGTGCAAGGACGTCGCCGTCCAGGTTCCCGCCACCTGCACGAAGGAGGTGCCTTTCCAAGAGGCGTACCCCTGCCCGCCAGTGATGGAAATGAAGGAGCAGTGCGAACAAGTTGCCGTGGAAGTCGCCGCCACTTGCGAGAAACAAGTGGCTGTGCAAGTCCCGTACTCGTGCCCGACGACGGAAATGAAGATGCAGTGCAAGGACCAGGCCGTCCCGTTCCAAGACACATGCTACAAGACCGTCAAAGTCGAGGAGCAGTACCCTTGCACGAAGACGACCAAGCAGCGCCAGTgccacagagaaacaaagacttGCACGGAAAAGGTCCCAGTGGAAGTCGCCTACGACTGCACAAAGCAACACTGCGAGAAGGTCGAAGTCCAGGTCGACGAGACGTGCTACAAACAAGTCGAGGTCGAGCAGCCGTACGCGTGCACGGAAACAAAGTACGAAAGCAAGTGTGGAGTCGAAACGTACACGGAACCCAAAACGTGCTACAATGACGTTTTGACCAAGCAGGCGTACCCCTGCTACGAAACAAAGATCGAGACTGTCTGCAAGCCGTGCGCCGCGAAAATCAAAGTCACGCCCGAGAAGGTGCGTGAGCCCAAGAACTCGAAACCCAAGAAAGACGACGCCGTTCCCCTCGTCGTGGAACATCCCGTCGTCGTTCACGAAGCccctcttccgcctcctgcCATCGTGGCAGACAAGGCGCCCGCGACTCCCGTGGTGGCCTCGAAAAAAGGTTCCTTCATGTACTAA